A single Caretta caretta isolate rCarCar2 chromosome 2, rCarCar1.hap1, whole genome shotgun sequence DNA region contains:
- the PP2D1 gene encoding protein phosphatase 2C-like domain-containing protein 1 encodes MTWEPNLQCTLKTADFELYRHEEDQAEKVGFVPRKVDFGDIPVLCSICQQTIYPHQLFYHKKEHKALARLGYHRPWLETDTNKLLLQRKQLISRLIKLSKYTEREKQKIDCSLELLKNKSKGTPYFNVDNILDSSGYLKKVSNSLIKALAICQDKNSTWRGDMEDTFIVLDNYGNRSDTCFLGLFDGYHGVFAAETVSAEFPLLFLDQLSQTDSSYKVSGKEEQILDSFVTVIKGNYRDQEKVFSGKTDSDKTTKPSIYEWIHKAYAKSFWRMDRLLRLGRNEVSKVRWSSCTAVTCLVERISDEKEKSIKEQGETMLLENNSNNSAKPSESSTGILHIANIGNTHAVLCKNGKSYCLTKEHSTSNSKERDRILQNGGNISTNEPKGLVEGLIRATRGLGHHGDPKLKKYVIPVPHTISVPIDDSCQFLILASNGLWEVLDKNEVVILTLRMFTSYLEMYAQREEISMHKYQYSIVPYEDYLCSSMDINDLEDRIQLWYFNKEAFLQNQCESSLKENNKKSCSCSRRDSQNENKMQPGSNKESSEEVQQLDNHIKQADTKACLSNNHGTRSQHTEIIQSASGSQEGSKELKQFDDETKAYLSNNRGSHSQIASKGEINLATFYDSAANYISKQLVKTALAAGSRDNITILVALLNGCDKIPNYIQNV; translated from the exons ATGACATGGGAACCAAATTTACAATGTACCTTAAAAACAGCTGACTTTGAACTCTACAGACATGAGGAAGATCAGGCTGAGAAGGTCGGTTTTGTGCCCAGGAAAGTAGATTTTGGGGATATTCCAGTTCTTTGTTCAATATGTCAACAAACAATATACCCACATCAACTTTTTTATCATAAAAAAGAGCACAAAGCCCTAGCTCGACTGGGTTATCATCGTCCATGGCTTGAAACAGACACCAACAAACTTTTACTTCAGAGAAAGCAATTAATTTCAAGACTGATCAAGTTGTCTAAATACACTgaaagagagaaacagaagatTGATTGTTCACTAGAGCTACTTAAGAATAAATCAAAGGGCACCCCATATTTTAATGTTGATAATATTCTTGACAGTTCTGGATACCTCAAGAAAGTAAGCAATTCTCTAATAAAAGCATTAGCAATTTGCCAAGACAAAAATTCAACATGGCGAGGAGATATGGAAGACACATTCATTGTGCTAGATAATTATGGAAATAGGTCAGATACGTGTTTTTTGGGCTTATTTGATGGATATCATGGTGTGTTTGCTGCTGAGACAGTTTCAGCAGAGTTTCCACTTTTATTTCTTGACCAGCTGTCTCAGACTGATTCCTCTTACAAAGTCAGTGGAAAAGAGGAACAGATCCTAGATTCTTTTGTCACAGTAATCAAGGGAAATTACAGGGATCAGGAAAAGGTTTTTTCTGGTAAAACAGATAGTGATAAGACAACCAAGCCAAGCATTTATGAATGGATTCACAAAGCATATGCTAAGTCCTTTTGGAGAATGGACAGACTTTTACGACTTGGAAGGAATGAGGTTTCCAAAGTTCGCTGGAGTAGCTGCACAGCTGTTACCTGTTTAGTGGAAAGGATCAGTGATGAAAAGGAAAAGAGCATCAAGGAACAAGGGGAGACAATGCTGCTTGAAAACAACAGCAATAACTCAGCAAAGCCATCCGAAAGCAGTACCGGGATACTGCATATTGCTAACATTG gtAATACACATGCAGTCTTATGCAAAAATGGAAAAAGCTACTGCCTTACCAAAGAACACAGTACTTCAAATTCAAAGGAAAGAGACCGTATACTTCAGAATGGTGGAAACATCAGCACGAATGAACCAAAAGGACTAGTTGAAGGGCTCATCAGAGCTACTCGTGGCCTTGGACATCATGGAGATCCAAAGTTGAAAAAATATGTTATTCCTGTACCACATACCATATCTGTCCCTATAGACGATTCATGTCAATTCCTTATTTTAGCCTCTAATGGGCTTTGGGAAGTTCTGGATAAAAATGAAGTGGTTATATTAACTCTAAGGATGTTCACCTCTTATTTGGAAATGTATGCCCAGCGAGAAGAGATTTCTATGCACAAATATCAGTATTCAATAGTTCCCTATGAAGACTATTTATGTAGTTCAATGGATATTAATGACTTAGAAGACAGAATCCAATTATGGTATTTTAATAAAGAAGCTTTCCTTCAGAATCAATGTGAAAGCAGtctgaaagaaaataataaaaaatcatgttcatgtagcagaagagattctcaaaatgaaaacaagatgCAGCCAGGCTCTAACAAAGAGAGTTCTGAAGAAGTGCAGCAGTTAGACAATCACATAAAACAAGCTGATACCAAAGCATGTCTGTCTAATAACCATGGAACACGTTCACAACACACAGAGATAATTCAGTCAGCCTCTGGCAGTCAAGAAGGTTCTAAAGAATTGAAACAGTTTGACGATGAAACAAAAGCATATCTGTCTAATAATCGTGGATCACATTCACAAATTGCCAGCAAAGGAGAAATAAATTTGGCAACATTCTATGACAGTGCAGCAAATTACATTAGTAAACAACTGGTAAAAACTGCATTAGCAGCAGGTTCTCGAGATAATATTACTATTTTGGTTGCACTTCTAAATGGATGTGACAAGATACCTAATTATATTCAAAATGTGTAA